One genomic region from Halococcus qingdaonensis encodes:
- a CDS encoding DsrE family protein has translation MNVVFHHTEDDPDLHARVTGNIENLLDDETIATDEVALVSNGGGIALLTEDSPQREAIEVLQKRDVTFKQCSNTLTGIDTTEDDLLDGVELVSSGVGEVARLEAASYVYVTP, from the coding sequence GTGAACGTCGTATTCCACCACACCGAGGACGACCCCGACCTCCACGCACGCGTCACGGGCAACATCGAGAACCTGCTCGACGACGAAACCATCGCAACCGATGAGGTGGCGCTCGTCTCCAACGGTGGCGGCATCGCTTTGCTCACGGAGGACTCGCCACAGCGCGAAGCGATCGAGGTGCTTCAGAAACGTGACGTCACGTTCAAACAGTGCTCGAACACGCTCACGGGCATCGACACCACGGAGGACGACCTGCTCGACGGCGTCGAACTCGTCTCGTCGGGTGTGGGCGAAGTCGCCCGACTCGAAGCGGCGAGCTACGTCTACGTCACGCCCTAG